ACATCCGGGTACGCAGGCGGTGGCCGCCGTGTTCAAAGTGAGACCACAAATTTCTTGGGCAAGGTGTGGAAGTCAACCTTCCTGGGCACCCATTTCTCCCCCAAAAGGACATACGACCACCACCCCGGAGAGACGCAGGTCACACCCGCCGGGGGCTTCACTTCGGGAAGTGTCTTGATCAACCTGTGAAAATCTCGCTCGACTTCAGTGGAGGAATTGTCGAGGTGGGGTTACTCGCGAGTTGGGATAGGCCACCGTTTGCCGGGAGTTGAGCACCTTTCACGTTTTGGGGCGCGCTCTGCCCGCAAATGATCCCTTTCGTCCCGCGAGTGGTTCCCCATGACATGCGTCGACACTCAGGGACCCCGCTCGAACGGCCCGACGTCGCCCGGCAGGGGCTACGCCCGCGCGAGCGCCGCACGTCGTCGATGGCGGGCCACCCGCTCCCGGTTGCCGCACACCTCACTGGAACACCAGCGGCGGCGTCGCCCCCGGGACGTGTCCAGGTAGACGATGGGGCAGTTGTCGCCCTCGCAGCGCCGCAGACTCGCCCGGGCAGCCGGGTCCGTCAGCAGCTCGATCGCGTCGCGGGCGAGCGCGGCCAGCAGTTCCTCGCATCCCGGTACCGCGCGAAGCCGCCGTACCAGCACGCCGTCCTCCCTACGGACCGCACACAGCGCGGGCGGCACCCCTTCCGCCACCGCGTTGACCCGCGCCAACGCCCCGTCCGCCGAGCGCCCGTCGAGCTCTCCATGCACCAACTGCCCGATATGTCCGCGCAGTTCACAGAAGGCCGACAGCCACCCCGGGGTCGCCCCCGCGAGCGGCGTACCCGCCGGGACCAGACCGGCCCCGGCGATCCAGGCCCGCAACCGGTCCACCGAGTCGAGCCGTTCCTCGGGATGCGTCGTCGTCAGCAGATCCAGGCAGATCCGCCCGGAGGCGAACCGCAGCTCGCAGGAGGCCGTGGCCGTGCCGGATGCCATGTGCCTGTCACCGCCTTGGAGTTGCCGCCGCGAGCGCGCCGGCCGGTGAGGTCCACGAAAGGTGCCTGGGGGTTCGTACCCCCTACAGTGCCCGCCCGCACGCGTTGCCGGGAAGGTCCCGGACGGCCCCGTCCGAGCCGTGGACGCCCGCTTATGCGGCCGCGCGTCTCAGCGATGTTCCGCGCGTTCCGCGCCCGGTTGACTCACCGTCATGACATTCGAGACATCTCAGCACG
The Streptomyces sp. CGMCC 4.7035 DNA segment above includes these coding regions:
- a CDS encoding CGNR zinc finger domain-containing protein — encoded protein: MASGTATASCELRFASGRICLDLLTTTHPEERLDSVDRLRAWIAGAGLVPAGTPLAGATPGWLSAFCELRGHIGQLVHGELDGRSADGALARVNAVAEGVPPALCAVRREDGVLVRRLRAVPGCEELLAALARDAIELLTDPAARASLRRCEGDNCPIVYLDTSRGRRRRWCSSEVCGNRERVARHRRRAALARA